CCCTCGGCCGCGACACCACGCTGCTGGTGGACACCTACGACGTCACCGAGGCCGTCCGCACCGCCGTGGAGGTCGCCGGGCCCGAGCTGGGCGCCGTGCGCATCGACTCCGGCGACCTGCTGCTGGTCGCCCACCGGGTGCGCCAGCAGCTGGACGAGCTGGGCGCCACGGAGACCAAGATCGTCGTGACCTCGGACCTGGACGAGTACGCCATCGCCTCGCTGGCGGCGGCGCCCGTGGACGCCTACGGCGTCGGCACCCAGCTGGTGACCGGGTCCGGGCACCCGACGGCCTCGATGGTCTACAAGCTGGTCGCCCGCGCCGAGTCCGCCGGCGCGGCCGGTACCGCCGGTACCGGCGGCGAGGGAGCGCCGCTGGTGGCGGTGGCGAAGAAGTCCAGCGGCGGCAAGACCTCGATCGGCGGCCGCAAGTGGGCCGCCCGGCGACTGGACTCCCACGGGTACGCCGAGGCCGAGGTGGTCGGCACCGGGCCGGTGCCCGACGAGCTCGCCGACCGGCAGCTCCTCGTGGAGCTGGTCAAGGGCGGCGAGGTGGTCGCCCGCGAGCCGCTGGACGCCGCCCGGGACCGGCACGCGGCCGCCCGCGCCAACCTGCCGCTCTCCGCCACCCAGCTCTCCCGGGGGGAACCCGTCATTCCGACGGAGTACGTGCACGAGGGCTCGGGTAGCTAAAGCAGGTGCGGGCCGACAGGGCCCGCACCACCCGCCCGTCCGTCCCCTCCCGGCCCCTCCCGACCCCTCCCGACCCCACAGTCGACCCAGTCGAAGGACACCGACCATGCGCCGCGCCCTGATCGTCGTAGACGTGCAGAACGATTTCTGCGAGGGAGGCAGCCTCGCCGTGACCGGCGGTGCCGACGTGGCCGCCGCCATCACCGAGCTGATCGGGCAGGCGCCCGCCGGCTACCGCCACGTGGTGGCCACCCGCGACCACCACATCGCGCCGGGCGGCCACTTCGCCGACAACCCCGACTACGTCCACTCCTGGCCGGCGCACTGCGTCGCCGGCACGGAGGGGGTCGGCTTCCACCCGAACTTCGCCCCCGCCGTCGCCTCCGGCGCGATAGACGCCGTCTTCGACAAGGGGGCGTACTCGGCCGCCTACAGCGGCTTCGAGGGAGCCGACGAGAACGGCACGCGGCTCGCCGACTGGCTGCGGACCCGGGAGATCGACGAGGTCGACGTCGTGGGCATCGCCACCGACCACTGCGTACGGGCCACCGCCCTGGACGCCGCCCGCGAGGGCTTCCGCACCCAGGTGCTGCTGGACCTGACCGCCGGGGTGGCCGCGGAGAGCACCGAGCGGGCGCTGGAGGAGCTGCGGGAAGCGGGCGTGGAGCTGTCCGGGAAGCCGGTCGTCCCCTAGCGCGTGGGGCTCGGCTACGTCTGGGCCGTCGGGCGTCTGAGCAGGGCACGGATCGGGTGCCACCGCTCCTGGGCCGGGCCCGCGGTGACACCGGCCACCGGCGCCGTGCGCCAGATCAGGCCGTCCGGGTGGTGCAGGACCGCCGTGATCTCGTCGGGGGTCGGCGGGGCCGCGTTGCCCCGCAGGTAGACCGCGCGCAGCCCCAGGTTGCGCAGCCTGGTCAGGGCGCGCGCCCGGTTGTGGGCGTGGACGAGAAAGCGCACGCTGCCGTCCGGGCCGGCGGGACTGGGCAGGTTCAGCGCCACCACCACCGTGCCGTTCGGCAGCTTGCAGAAGCCTCCTGCGGCCATGCGGTCATACCCCCGTGTCTGCCGGTGCCGGTCCGGATGTCGGACCAGGTGTCAATAAGAGAACCACAGGACGCACCTAAACACGGATCGGCGGCGACCCGCCAGGGGGTCACCGCCGATCATGCTCTGACCTGGGCAGATGCTATTTACCTGCCTGCGGAGCCGACCTCCAGCTCGATCGTCGAGCCGTTCTGGGCCTCCTTCAGGATCTGGATCTTCGTGTTGGTGTCAGTGATCTTGACGCCGCCGGTGGGGTTCGACGGGTCGTAGTAGTCGCTCTTGCGGTCGTTGAAGACCGGGACGCCCTTCGAATCCGGGAAGTACTTCGCCACGTCCGCCTTGTGCAGTGTGATGGCGTCCGTGCGGTAGAGGCTGAACGGCGAGTCGTACGACTGGACGCGGTTGCGCAGCAGCGTGCCGTCCTTCCACTTCATCGCGGTCGGGTGCGAGTCGACGGGCAGGACCAGGCCGGTGCCCGGGTGCTGGCTGGTGTTGTTGTCCGCCTGGGAGGTGTCCCACTTCCAGATCAGCAGGCCGTTCTGGTACGGGTAGTGCTCCACCCAGTCCGGGCGCTCCGTGAAGCCGAAGTTGTACGGGCCGGTCTTCAGGGTCTTGTCGTACGACACGTACTGCCGGTTCTCGGCGAGGTAGTACTGCGCGTAGTCCTTGGTGAAGGAGGCGCCGACGCGGGAGAAGCCGGTCGCCGTCCAGGCGGCGTCCGCGGTCTCGGCGTTGTCGGTGAAGAGCGCGGAACCGTCCGCGGTGACCGTGATGGCGTCGGCCGTGAAGCCCTTCTGGGCCACGCCGCCGTCGGTCTGGTAGCGGAAGCGGACGTCGACCTTCTTGCCCGCGTAGGCGTCGAGGGAGTACGCGAACTTCTTGTGACCGTCCAGGGTGCCGTGCAGGGCCGGCTTGTCGGCGGCGTCGCGCGGGATCGGCTGACCGTCCACCGTGCCGTCGACGGCCGTCCAGTTGGCGCCGCCGTCGGTGGAGACCTCGGTGTAGAGGTAGTCGTAGTTGGCCTCGATGTCGTACCAGCCGTCGAAGGTCAGCTCGGCCTTCGTCCTGCCGGTGAGGTCGACCGGACGGCTCAGCGTGTTCTTGAGGTTGTCACCGCTGCCGCTCCACCACTGCGTGGCGCCCTCGGCGGGCGTGACGATCTCGGTGGTGACCGCCTTCTTCGGCAGCTCGACGACCAGGCCCTGCTTGTGCTTGGTGTTGTACTCCGCCACCCCCAGCTTGTGCCAGGAGCTGACCCCCGCCTTGGCGGTGTCGTAGTTCAGCCAGCCGAGCTGGAGCTTGTCCCAGGCGGTCATGTCGCCGGGCAGGTCGCCGATCTCGTTGCGGCCGGTGCCGAGCCACGAACCGGACGACATCAGCGTCCAGAAGCCGGTGGAGTTGTCGCCGCCGGCGGTGTCGTAGTGGTCCGGCAGACCGAGGTCGTGGCCGTACTCGTGGGCGTAGACGCCGAGCCCGCCGTTCTCCGGCTGGATGGTGTAGTCGCCGACCCAGACACCGGTGGAGCCGATCTGCGAGCCGCCGAGCTTGTTCTGCTCGGGGCCGGTGGCTCCGGCGTCGGTGCCGAAGGCGTACCAGCGGTGGGCCCAGATGGCGTCGGGGCCCTGGGCGCCGCCGCCCGCGGACTCGTCCTCGCCGGCGTGCACGATCTGGAAGTGGTCGATGTAGCCGTCGGGCTCGTTGAAGTCGCCGTCGCCGTCGAAGTCGTAGCGGTCCCACTCGTCGAAGCGGGCGGCGTCGGCCTTGATCTGGGCGTCGGTGCGGCCGGCCGCCTTCTGCTGCCCGACCCAGGCGTCGAGGCCGTCGCTGACGACGTTCCACACGCTGGGGCAGTTGGTGTCGCCGCAGGCGTTGTTGCCGTAGCGGGCCTCGTTGTAGGGGACCTTCACCCAGTCGGAGACCTCGCCCTCGACCGAGTAGCGGCCGGAGGACTGCTTCTCGTAGTACGTCTTGACCGAGTCGACGCCCTTGCCGGAGCCGAAGTACAGGTCCTGGAAGTGCTGCTGGTCGTAGTCCTCCTTCCAGGCCGTCGAGTTGTCCGTCTTGCGGTCGGGCTTGGCGATCTGGTTGTGCAGCGGGCCGGCCTCGCCGCCGTAGCGGCTGTCGACCTTGTCGCCGAACTCGACCAGGATGGTGAAGATCTTGTCGGTCTTCTCCCGGCCCAGCTCGACGTACTTGCTGTCGCCCTTCTTGCTCTTGAGCTGGACGACGTTCGAGCCGTCCTTCTTCTTCACGGAGGCCTTGCCGGATATGACCTGGTTGAGGGCCTCCTCGCGCTGGGCCTCCCGGGTCTCGCTCAGGGGGCCCTTGAGGTCATGGGAGTCCATGCCCTTCGCGGGGTGCGGGTCGTTGCGGTCCACGGCGTCGGGCCGGGCGGGCGAGTCGGCCTGCGCCACGCCGGCCGCGGAGAGCGTGGCGGTGGCGGCGGCCAGGGCGACGGTGGTCGCCGCCGTTCTGAACTTCCAGGATCTGCTGGTCACTTGAGTTCCTCCCCCGCGTGCACGCGCGCGGATGGGGGGACAAGGACATGGCAAAGTCCGCGCACACGTGGTCAACGCGTGTAGTCAAGTGACGACATTTGACTAGAGGTTCACCGGAAAAGACAGACCTTGACTTGAGCAGGACAACTGCACTATGCGGAGTACAGGTTCGCTTTGCGGACACCGCACAGGCGCCGGAGCCACGCCGGACAGGCGCGCGGGACCGTCCACTTCCCGGGCACCATGAATCCGTGCGCCCCCCGTGCATCGGCCATGTCGGTTAGGTCATGCTTACCGCTGGTTCCACTCGGGCACACAGCGGGTTAGAGTCGCTTGGCACCACGCCCGGAAGCCGGCGGAAAGCCAGGCTGACAGCCCGTCTCACCCCAGATTGTCTTCCGAGGACACGATGGCCATGCCCCGTCCGACTGCCGCACAGTTCGCCTACGGTACGTGCACCGTGATCTTCTCGACGCTCGCCATGCTGCTGCTGTCACAGACGAGTTCGGGTCCTGGAGTCGCCGTCGTCGCCGTCGCGGCGCTCGCCCTCGGACTGCTGGTCGCCATGACCGTCCCACAGCCGAGGGCGCGCAAGGTGACCGCCGTGCCGGCCCACCGGCCCGCGGCGGACCGGGAGCCGGTGCCCGCGGCGCGGGTCTCCGCGGGGGCGGGCGAGACGGCCCGCGGTCGCGCCGCCTGACGCCTTCGCGCCGCCCTACGTCCGCTTCCGGCGGCCCGTCAACGGGCGCTGACCACCACGGTCTTGGCCGCCTTGTCGTGCAGGCCCTGCTTGTAGGGCCGGTCGAAGAAGCTCCAGCCGCCCGTGATGATCGTCCAGACGCAGGCGCAGCAGAAGGCGAACGGGATCCACAGCACCAGGGCGCGGATCAGCGACGTCTGCACCGAGGGGGTGGCGCCGTTGTCCAGGTTGGCCACCCGCAGGCCGAGCCACTTCTTGCCCAGGGTCTGGCCCGACCTGCTGGTCATGTAGGTGTCGTAGGCGATGTAGAGCACGGCGGCGATCAGGGACTGCCCGAAGGACTTGCCGACCGAGATGTCGTCGCCGTCCACCTGGTACTCCTGGACGTCGAAAGCCCAGCTCAGCAGCCAGACGACGATACCCACGAGGATCATGTCGATGATCCGCGCGAGCGTGCGCCGGCCGCTGTCGGCGAGCGGGGGCATGCCGGCCAGCGGATCGGTGGGGTAGGAGCCGCCGCCGTACGGATCACCCCCGGAGGGGCCGCCGCCGCCCGGAGGCGGGGCGCCGTAAGGACCACCGCCGCCCGGAGGCGGAGCGCCGTACGGACCGCCGCCACCCGGAGGTGGAGCGCCGTACGGACCGCCGCCGCCCGGAGGCGGGGTCGCGCCGCCGTGCGGCGGGGGCCGGCCGGTGCTGTCGTGCGGGGGCGGACTGCCGTACGGCGAGCCCGTGCCGCCCGCGCCCGGGTCGGGTCCGGGCTCCTGGCCCGGTCCGGGGGACGGGGGACGCTTCCTGAACGGGTCGTCTTCCGGCGGCTGCCCGCCGGAGCCGGGGGGCGGTTCGCTGCTCATGGCCCGAGTCGACCGCGATCGGCACGCACGCGCATCCGGCGAGCGGCCGTCCGGAGTACGGCGGCCCGCGTCGGCGGGCCCGCGGCGGCCGGATGCCCTCCGTCCGCTCCCCCGGCCCCCTCGATCACGCGCCCTCTTCCCGGCGGACGGAGAAGTCATCCGCGCCGGCCGCCAGGACCGCCGCCTCCGCGGCCCGTGCCGGCAGGTGGGGGTCGGGATCGGCACGCAGCAGCACCAGCCGGTGGTAGAGGGGCGCGGTGGCGACGATCAGCAGGCTCCGCGCGTCCGTGTGCCGTGCGGGCAGTTCACCGCGCTCGGCGGCGCGTTCGACGAGGACCTCGCACTGGGCGTACCGGTCCGCCCACAGCCGCGTCTGGGCCCGTGCGGCACATCACCAGGCACGTGCGGACGATCATGTCCGGGGCCGTCGCCGACCTGGAGGAGGCCGCCGCAGGGGCC
This region of Streptomyces ambofaciens ATCC 23877 genomic DNA includes:
- a CDS encoding RDD family protein is translated as MSSEPPPGSGGQPPEDDPFRKRPPSPGPGQEPGPDPGAGGTGSPYGSPPPHDSTGRPPPHGGATPPPGGGGPYGAPPPGGGGPYGAPPPGGGGPYGAPPPGGGGPSGGDPYGGGSYPTDPLAGMPPLADSGRRTLARIIDMILVGIVVWLLSWAFDVQEYQVDGDDISVGKSFGQSLIAAVLYIAYDTYMTSRSGQTLGKKWLGLRVANLDNGATPSVQTSLIRALVLWIPFAFCCACVWTIITGGWSFFDRPYKQGLHDKAAKTVVVSAR
- a CDS encoding nicotinamidase, which codes for MRRALIVVDVQNDFCEGGSLAVTGGADVAAAITELIGQAPAGYRHVVATRDHHIAPGGHFADNPDYVHSWPAHCVAGTEGVGFHPNFAPAVASGAIDAVFDKGAYSAAYSGFEGADENGTRLADWLRTREIDEVDVVGIATDHCVRATALDAAREGFRTQVLLDLTAGVAAESTERALEELREAGVELSGKPVVP
- a CDS encoding immune inhibitor A domain-containing protein, whose amino-acid sequence is MTSRSWKFRTAATTVALAAATATLSAAGVAQADSPARPDAVDRNDPHPAKGMDSHDLKGPLSETREAQREEALNQVISGKASVKKKDGSNVVQLKSKKGDSKYVELGREKTDKIFTILVEFGDKVDSRYGGEAGPLHNQIAKPDRKTDNSTAWKEDYDQQHFQDLYFGSGKGVDSVKTYYEKQSSGRYSVEGEVSDWVKVPYNEARYGNNACGDTNCPSVWNVVSDGLDAWVGQQKAAGRTDAQIKADAARFDEWDRYDFDGDGDFNEPDGYIDHFQIVHAGEDESAGGGAQGPDAIWAHRWYAFGTDAGATGPEQNKLGGSQIGSTGVWVGDYTIQPENGGLGVYAHEYGHDLGLPDHYDTAGGDNSTGFWTLMSSGSWLGTGRNEIGDLPGDMTAWDKLQLGWLNYDTAKAGVSSWHKLGVAEYNTKHKQGLVVELPKKAVTTEIVTPAEGATQWWSGSGDNLKNTLSRPVDLTGRTKAELTFDGWYDIEANYDYLYTEVSTDGGANWTAVDGTVDGQPIPRDAADKPALHGTLDGHKKFAYSLDAYAGKKVDVRFRYQTDGGVAQKGFTADAITVTADGSALFTDNAETADAAWTATGFSRVGASFTKDYAQYYLAENRQYVSYDKTLKTGPYNFGFTERPDWVEHYPYQNGLLIWKWDTSQADNNTSQHPGTGLVLPVDSHPTAMKWKDGTLLRNRVQSYDSPFSLYRTDAITLHKADVAKYFPDSKGVPVFNDRKSDYYDPSNPTGGVKITDTNTKIQILKEAQNGSTIELEVGSAGR
- a CDS encoding nicotinate phosphoribosyltransferase, with the protein product MNTADLGLPVDVPSTALFTDQYELTMLRAALKAGTAERHSVFEVFTRRLPDGRRYGVVAGTGRVLDAVENFRFDADVLRFLRERGIVDEETLDWLAEYRFSGDIWGYPEGEVYFPGSPIMRVEGTFGECVLLETVILSILNHDSAIAAAASRMASAAGGRPLIEMGARRTHELAAVAAARSAYVGGFATTSDLAAGFRYNIPTVGTSAHAFTLLHDNERDAFRAQVDALGRDTTLLVDTYDVTEAVRTAVEVAGPELGAVRIDSGDLLLVAHRVRQQLDELGATETKIVVTSDLDEYAIASLAAAPVDAYGVGTQLVTGSGHPTASMVYKLVARAESAGAAGTAGTGGEGAPLVAVAKKSSGGKTSIGGRKWAARRLDSHGYAEAEVVGTGPVPDELADRQLLVELVKGGEVVAREPLDAARDRHAAARANLPLSATQLSRGEPVIPTEYVHEGSGS